From the Xenorhabdus ishibashii genome, one window contains:
- a CDS encoding SymE family type I addiction module toxin, whose translation MAKAHSKQNRAVNKAVKTERYYTVGYVPQNDKASAPPAIHLKGQWLKAAGFDIGGTLTVKIMEGCLVLIPDNDETNSLKQQYQRQREQISEIKLKMRELIGGYTSR comes from the coding sequence ATGGCTAAGGCGCATTCTAAGCAAAACCGTGCAGTAAATAAAGCCGTAAAAACAGAACGTTATTACACCGTGGGATACGTGCCGCAAAATGACAAGGCCAGTGCCCCGCCGGCAATACACCTTAAGGGGCAGTGGCTTAAGGCAGCAGGCTTTGATATTGGCGGCACACTCACCGTCAAGATTATGGAGGGCTGTCTGGTGCTGATCCCTGACAATGACGAGACTAACAGCCTCAAACAGCAATACCAGCGCCAGCGAGAGCAAATCAGTGAGATTAAGCTCAAAATGCGGGAGCTGATTGGCGGCTACACAAGCCGCTAA
- a CDS encoding helix-turn-helix domain-containing protein, with protein sequence MMNKHINWLCSFMTDFGKRLATLRKARQLTQIELANLLDIQPRMVGRWEQGQVKPQFDYIIKLAQLLEVSIDHLLLGEEGAIAPVFDIKNKRLKELCKQVDGLKAEDQDVICRILDMAITQEKIKQAINVTR encoded by the coding sequence ATGATGAACAAACACATTAACTGGCTTTGTTCATTTATGACTGATTTTGGTAAACGCCTTGCCACACTGCGCAAGGCCAGACAGCTTACACAGATAGAACTGGCGAATTTGCTAGATATCCAGCCCCGGATGGTCGGACGCTGGGAGCAGGGACAGGTTAAGCCCCAGTTTGATTACATCATTAAACTGGCGCAGTTACTGGAAGTCAGTATTGACCATTTACTGCTGGGTGAAGAAGGTGCAATCGCTCCCGTTTTTGATATTAAAAACAAGAGGCTAAAAGAGTTGTGTAAGCAAGTTGACGGGTTAAAAGCAGAAGATCAGGATGTGATTTGCCGCATTCTGGACATGGCAATCACACAAGAGAAAATTAAACAGGCAATTAATGTAACACGCTGA
- a CDS encoding CHC2 zinc finger domain-containing protein gives MARIPEAELQHLKAAVPLVAIIEQQGRQLFKRGKDMTVLCPFHEEKTPSMVITPAKNLYHCFGCDAGGSVLDWVMHTEGLSLRHAVERLRAVLGHNPAVEPLVQPEELAGDAIGQQVLLSRVVAFYHHTLLNAPEAQAYLSKRRLNHPELVSHFKLGFANRTLAYRLPASKYKAGAEVRRRLQAIGVLRENGREHLRGSLVVPVMDAQGQIHELYGRKIGDDLRQSIIRHLYLPGAHNGVWNEAALGASRTLILCESLIDAMSFWVTGQRNVTAAYGVHGVTADHWQAFEQYGIKQVLIAFDNDSAGNDAAVKLAAALAAKGITPLRVVFPSGRDANEYLCQVAEPETAFALLLDSAVPMQGVADTVALGRQTPEPDTAPAPASPLAADPASGVMPNVVCESGEHGELRVSVGTLQWCLRGLGAVKAGAVAMKLNAQVLDRQSGVLFADGVDLMSGRSRNSYARLAAAELGLAEGDLRRALGQVLLAVEQWQQQPAKGTEPRVPEMGIAEREAALALLQDPYLTARITTDLAACGVVGESTNLLAGFLAAVSRKLPKPLAVLIQSSSAAGKSSLMEAVLNLIPEEERIQYSAMTGQSLFYLGETHLQHKILAIAEEEGVRQAAYALKLLQSDGELTMASTGKDEASGNLVTKSYTVKGPVMLMLTTTAIDVDEELLNRCLVLTVNESREQTEAIHALQRQKQTLEGLLAGNERDYLMQLHQNAQRLLKPLNVVNPYAHQLTFMSDKTRTRRDHMKYLTLIQSIALLHQYQREIKTAEHRGRRLEYIEVSKDDIRLANQLAHEILGRTLDEMPPQTRKLLLLIQQMANEMAAGQQCALNAVRFTRRDIRDFTQWSDNQLKVHCQRLAEMEYLLIHGGSRGHLLQYELLWDGDGNSAHLSGLIVPV, from the coding sequence ATGGCTCGCATTCCCGAAGCAGAGTTGCAACACCTGAAAGCCGCCGTTCCCTTAGTTGCCATCATCGAGCAGCAGGGGCGGCAGTTGTTTAAACGCGGCAAAGACATGACCGTGCTGTGCCCGTTCCATGAGGAGAAAACGCCGTCGATGGTCATTACCCCAGCGAAAAATCTCTACCACTGTTTTGGCTGTGATGCGGGCGGGTCGGTGCTGGACTGGGTGATGCACACCGAGGGTCTGAGCCTGCGCCATGCCGTGGAGCGCCTGCGTGCCGTGCTGGGGCACAATCCGGCGGTGGAGCCGCTGGTGCAGCCGGAAGAGCTGGCCGGTGATGCCATCGGGCAGCAGGTGTTGCTGTCACGGGTGGTTGCGTTTTATCACCATACGTTGCTGAATGCGCCGGAGGCACAAGCGTACCTGTCCAAACGGCGGCTCAACCATCCTGAACTGGTCAGCCATTTTAAGCTGGGCTTTGCCAACCGAACGCTCGCTTACCGTCTGCCAGCCAGTAAATACAAGGCCGGGGCAGAGGTTCGCCGCCGCCTGCAAGCCATCGGCGTGCTGCGGGAGAACGGGCGGGAGCACCTGCGCGGCTCGCTGGTTGTGCCGGTGATGGATGCACAGGGGCAAATCCACGAACTGTACGGGCGCAAAATCGGCGACGACCTGCGCCAGTCCATCATCCGCCATCTGTACCTGCCGGGGGCACACAACGGGGTCTGGAATGAAGCCGCGCTGGGTGCCTCCCGAACGCTTATCCTGTGTGAATCGCTGATTGATGCGATGTCGTTCTGGGTGACGGGGCAGCGCAATGTGACGGCGGCCTATGGGGTGCATGGCGTCACGGCTGATCACTGGCAAGCCTTTGAACAGTACGGCATTAAGCAGGTGCTGATCGCTTTCGATAATGACAGCGCCGGCAATGATGCCGCGGTCAAACTGGCGGCGGCACTGGCGGCCAAAGGGATCACGCCCCTGCGCGTGGTGTTCCCGTCGGGCAGGGATGCGAACGAATATCTGTGCCAGGTGGCTGAGCCGGAAACCGCCTTTGCGCTGCTGCTTGACAGCGCCGTGCCGATGCAGGGTGTGGCGGATACGGTGGCACTTGGGCGCCAGACGCCTGAGCCGGACACCGCGCCAGCCCCCGCTTCCCCTTTAGCCGCTGACCCTGCGTCCGGTGTGATGCCAAATGTCGTCTGTGAGTCCGGTGAGCATGGCGAACTGCGCGTGTCAGTCGGCACACTGCAATGGTGCCTGCGCGGGCTGGGTGCGGTCAAAGCGGGCGCGGTTGCCATGAAGCTCAATGCGCAGGTGCTGGACAGGCAAAGCGGCGTGTTGTTCGCCGACGGGGTTGATCTGATGAGCGGGCGCTCACGCAACAGTTACGCCCGGCTGGCTGCCGCTGAGCTGGGACTGGCCGAAGGCGACCTCCGGCGGGCACTGGGGCAGGTGTTACTGGCGGTCGAACAATGGCAGCAGCAGCCCGCCAAAGGCACCGAACCCCGCGTACCTGAAATGGGGATCGCAGAGCGGGAAGCGGCACTGGCCTTGTTGCAAGATCCGTACCTGACGGCCCGTATCACCACTGACTTGGCGGCCTGCGGTGTGGTCGGCGAATCCACTAACTTGCTGGCCGGTTTTTTGGCGGCGGTGAGCCGAAAGTTACCCAAACCGTTAGCGGTACTTATCCAGAGCAGCAGCGCCGCCGGCAAATCCTCACTGATGGAGGCGGTGCTGAACCTGATCCCCGAGGAGGAGCGCATCCAGTACAGCGCCATGACCGGGCAAAGCCTGTTCTATCTGGGGGAAACCCATCTCCAGCACAAAATATTGGCTATCGCCGAAGAAGAGGGGGTGCGGCAGGCGGCCTATGCGTTGAAGTTGTTGCAGTCGGATGGTGAACTGACGATGGCCAGCACCGGCAAGGATGAGGCGAGCGGCAACCTCGTCACCAAAAGCTATACCGTCAAAGGTCCGGTGATGCTGATGCTGACCACGACCGCCATTGATGTGGATGAAGAGCTGCTCAACCGCTGTCTGGTGCTGACGGTCAATGAATCCCGTGAACAGACGGAAGCCATCCATGCGTTGCAGCGCCAGAAGCAGACGCTTGAAGGCTTGCTGGCCGGGAACGAGCGGGACTATCTGATGCAGCTTCACCAGAACGCCCAGCGGCTGCTTAAGCCGTTGAATGTGGTCAATCCGTATGCGCACCAACTGACCTTTATGTCAGACAAAACCCGTACCCGCCGTGACCATATGAAATACCTGACGCTCATTCAGAGCATAGCGTTGCTGCACCAGTACCAGCGGGAAATCAAAACGGCAGAGCATCGCGGCAGACGACTTGAATACATCGAAGTGAGCAAAGACGATATCCGGCTCGCCAATCAGTTGGCGCATGAAATCTTAGGCCGGACACTGGACGAAATGCCGCCGCAGACGCGCAAGCTGTTATTGCTGATCCAGCAGATGGCGAACGAGATGGCGGCAGGGCAGCAGTGCGCCCTGAATGCCGTTCGCTTTACCCGGCGGGATATCCGCGACTTTACCCAATGGAGCGACAATCAGCTTAAAGTGCATTGCCAGCGGCTGGCTGAGATGGAATACCTGCTGATCCACGGCGGCAGTCGCGGGCATCTGCTGCAATACGAACTGCTCTGGGACGGTGATGGCAACAGCGCACACTTAAGCGGCCTGATCGTGCCGGTATGA